One Setaria viridis chromosome 7, Setaria_viridis_v4.0, whole genome shotgun sequence genomic region harbors:
- the LOC117863861 gene encoding 6-phosphofructo-2-kinase/fructose-2,6-bisphosphatase, translating to MGTSGSKGIDGVGGLGSQAAGVGAAGGDGEAGEGGGAAEAWHGGAQLYVSLKMENARISGDLVPHVYGSEPIIGSWDPARALAMERELASMWELSFVVPPDHETVEFKFLLKPKDTATPCIIEEGPTRLLTGGMLEGDVRVALFKLNGDDEVLEFRVFNKADIVSPLELAASWRVYKENFQPSRVRGIPDISINVAPTHATEEGSAATLELDLEHYVVPAPTAPPNEYAANLTATPASLIQTGASWTNDMLLSDGIQSPSTVSADFEGCNNLKKNIEAWATDSSKKLQGSGLIESKSVGTFTPLQKPDGQKGLFIDRGVGSPKLPKSASAYSLASGLSSKTMPEAAGAVAAAAVADRLHGSKEDRKLAIVLVGLPARGKTFTAVKLTRYLRWLGHETRHFNVGKYRRLKHGANQAADFFRDDNPEGIEARNEVAALAMEDMIDWMHGGGQVGIFDATNSTRKRRHMLMKMAEGNCKIIFLETICNDPRIIETNIRLKIQQSPDYADQPDYEAGLQDFKERLTNYEKVYEPVGEGSYIKMIDMVKGQGGQLQVNNISGYLPGRIVFFLVNSHLTPRPILLTRHGESLHNVRGRVGGDSVLSEAGELYANKLANFIEKRLKSEKTATIWTSTLQRTILTASPIIGFPKIQWRALDEINSGVCDGMTYEEIKKIMPEEYESRRKDKLRYRYPRGESYLDVIQRLEPVIIELERQQAPVVVISHQAVLRALYAYFADRPLREVPNIEMPLHTIIEIQMGVTGVEEKRYKLMD from the exons ATGGGGACGTCGGGGTCCAAGGGCATCGACGGCGTGGGTGGCCTCGGCTCTcaggcggcgggggtcggggcggcgggcggcgacggggaggcgggcgagggcggtggcgccgcGGAGGCGTGGCACGGCGGGGCGCAGCTCTACGTGTCGCTCAAGATGGAAAACGCGCGGATCAGCGGCGACCTCGTCCCGCACGTCTACGGCTCCGAGCCCATCATCGGCTCCTGGGACCCCGCCCGCGCA CTCGCCATGGAGAGGGAGCTCGCGTCCATGTGGGAGCTCAGCTTCGTCGTCCCGCCGGACCATG AAACGGTGGAGTTCAAATTCTTGCTGAAGCCCAAAGACACAGCAACCCCGTGCATCATTGAGGAAGGGCCAACGCGGCTCCTTACTGGAGGCATGCTTGAGGGCGATGTGAGGGTTGCACTTTTCAAGCTTAATGGAGATGATGAGGTGCTCGAGTTCAGGGTGTTCAACAAGGCGGACATCGTGTCACCGCTCGAACTCGCTGCGAGCTGGAGGGTGTACAAGGAGAACTTTCAACCCTCCAGAGTCCGGGGAATCCCTGATATCAGTATCAATGTCGCACCCACTCATGCAACTGAG GAAGGATCAGCGGCTACTTTGGAACTTGACTTGGAGCATTATGTTGTTCCAGCCCCAACTGCACCACCAAATGAATACGCTGCAAACCTTACTGCGACTCCTGCATCCTTGATTCAAACTGGAGCATCGTGGACAAATGATATGCTTCTTAGTGATGGGATTCAGAGTCCAAGTACTGTTTCTGCGGATTTTGAAGGCTGTAATAACCTCAAAAAG aatattgaGGCCTGGGCAACAGATTCTTCTAAAAAATTACAAGGTTCTGGACTCATTGAGTCAAAATCAGTTGGTACCTTTACACCACTGCAAAAGCCAGATGGTCAAAAGGGGCTGTTCATTGACAGGGGCGTTGGCTCTCCTAAGCTTCCAAAATCAGCCAGTGCATACTCCCTGGCATCTGGGCTTAGTTCAAAG ACCATGCCAGAAGCAGCAGGAGctgttgcagctgcagctgtaGCTGATCGCTTACATGGGTCAAAGGAGGACCGGAAGCTGGCCATTGTTTTG GTTGGCTTGCCAGCTCGTGGTAAAACCTTCACTGCAGTTAAGCTTACAAGGTACCTTCGTTGGTTGGGTCATGAAACTAGACATTTCAATGTTGGGAAG TATCGCCGTCTGAAGCATGGAGCAAACCAG GCTGCAGATTTTTTCCGTGATGATAATCCTGAAGGTATTGAGGCACGTAATGAG GTGGCTGCTTTAGCAATGGAGGACATGATAGATTGGATGCATGGTGGAGGTCAG GTCGGTATATTTGATGCAACAAACAGCACAAGAAAACGAAGACATATGCTAATGAAAATGGCTGAAGGTAACTGTAAG ATTATATTTTTGGAGACAATATGTAATGATCCCAGAATAATTGAAACAAATATACGGCTGAAGATACAACAAAGTCCTGACTATGCTGACCA GCCAGATTATGAAGCTGGACTGCAGGACTTCAAGGAACGCTTGACGAATTATGAGAAG GTCTATGAGCCAGTGGGGGAAGGTTCTTACATCAAAATGATTGACATGGTAAAGGGGCAGGGTGGTCAGTTACAG GTAAATAATATCAGTGGTTATCTCCCTGGGCGGATTGTCTTTTTCTTG GTGAACTCTCATCTTACACCACGGCCTATTTTGCTTACCAGGCATGGTGAGAGTTTACATAATGTAAGAGGACGAGTTGGTGGTGATTCAGTCCTAAG TGAAGCTGGAGAGCTGTATGCAAATAAACTAGCCAACTTTATAGAAAAGCGGCTCAAATCTGAGAAAACAGCAACT ATATGGACTAGCACCCTTCAGAGAACAATTTTGACAGCAAGTCCAATTATTGGATTCCCAAAG ATACAATGGCGTGCTCTTGATGAGATCAATTCTGGAGTTTGTGATGGGATGACATATGAAGAGATAAAGAAAATTATGCCCGAGGAGTATGA GTCACGCAGGAAGGACAAGCTTAGATATCGCTACCCTCGTGGAGAGTCTTACCTCGACGTGATACAGAG GTTGGAACCCGTCATCATCGAGCTAGAACGCCAGCAGGCACCAGTGGTGGTCATATCTCACCAG GCTGTACTGCGAGCACTATACGCATATTTCGCAGACAGGCCTTTGAGAGAAGTTCCAAACATAGAG ATGCCACTACATACCATAATCGAGATACAGATGGGAGTCACTGGTGTCGAAGAGAAGAGGTACAAGCTCATGGACTGA
- the LOC117862421 gene encoding uncharacterized protein gives MAGHHHNNTHMPRMDQVNRFQNEPPPFGPKLFMHPRSDAANASSYGGATIRSNELPSSSHIGQPHTQPIEAPGTMLASYAGYPHAGSSSSTYAPHNTHHPPALSYPHRSEDCFIPSSHMDDRRVAQKRRNPIIHPMDGASVGSCYAASSSNPQFPRYMPPNPIPVPEPCPPRIPPNMGSSYWSDHCFGNHGGSQRNVRGRHDHNSIHLGYSPAAACSSSSTHGPPRHANAIGPSLSTAAPHDRAPFSVPPRVVPPGTDGNSSMAFRERPYYPAPQRTNVNVPPVPTLPGSSDSIPFSHGGYAPRAVPRNTIRSYPAPAFGSSSNSAAVSHEPAIPSYPPAVTSYPPATSAATSSAPPFHAEVAASSRHLGHVALGPSGSARSRRLRDSYHAFHPLIIEENNLRGSAAERFMMLDQLVIHESREDSDPHWDMRLDIDDMSYEELLALEERIGNVNTGLADEKISSCVMELSCCSSALAQDAKENERCVICLEEYEFKDSMGKLKCGHDYHADCIKKWLQVKNICPICKASAADDSGGTE, from the exons ATGGCGGGACATCATCATAACAACACACATATGCCCAGGATGGATCAGGTGAACCGGTTTCAGAATGAACCACCGCCTTTTG GTCCAAAGCTATTTATGCACCCTAGAAGTGATGcagcaaatgcatcaagttatgGGGGTGCAACAATAAGATCAAATGAGCTTCCATCCTCAAGTCACATTGGGCAACCTCATACCCAGCCGATTGAAGCCCCTGGAACCATGCTTGCATCCTATGCTGGCTATCCTCATGCTGGAAGCTCCAGTAGCACCTATGCACCACATAATACTCATCACCCGCCTGCTTTGAGCTATCCACATAGGTCTGAGGATTGCTTCATTCCAAGTTCCCATATGGATGACAGAAGGGTTGCACAGAAGCGGAGAAACCCAATTATTCATCCAATGGATGGAGCCAGTGTTGGGAGCTGTTATGCTGCTAGTTCATCCAATCCTCAGTTCCCTCGCTACATGCCTCCAAATCCTATTCCTGTTCCTGAACCCTGCCCTCCTCGAATACCCCCAAATATGGGTTCAAGCTATTGGAGTGATCATTGCTTTGGTAATCATGGAGGATCTCAGAGGAATGTAAGAGGGCGACATGATCACAATTCTATTCATTTGGGATACAGTCCTGCTGCAGCTTGCTCATCAAGCAGCACTCATGGACCACCACGCCATGCTAATGCAATTGGTCCTTCTCTAAGTACAGCAGCGCCTCATGATAGAGCTCCTTTTTCTGTACCTCCAAGAGTTGTTCCCCCAG GGACTGATGGTAACTCTAGCATGGCATTCAGAGAGAGGCCATACTATCCTGCTCCACAGAGGACCAACGTAAATGTCCCCCCTGTTCCGACACTTCCCGGTTCTTCTGATAGCATACCCTTTTCGCATGGGGGATATGCCCCCAGGGCAGTTCCTCGTAACACCATCCGCTCTTATCCCGCCCCAGCATTTGGGTCTTCCTCCAACTCTGCTGCGGTCTCTCATGAGCCTGCTATCCCTAGCTACCCACCTGCTGTCACTAGCTACCCACCTGCTACCTCAGCAGCAACATCAAGTGCCCCTCCATTTCATGCTGAAGTTGCTGCATCTTCGAGACATCTGGGGCATGTGGCTCTAGGCCCCAGTGGTAGTGCTAGAAGTAGAAGGCTGAGGGATTCCTACCATGCTTTCCATCCGTTGATCATCGAGGAAAATAATTTGAGAGGATCAGCAGCCGAG CGGTTTATGATGCTGGACCAGTTAGTTATCCATGAATCAAGAGAAGATTCTGATCCTCACTGGGACATGAGATTGGACATTGATGACATGAGTTACGAG GAACTGCTGGCTCTGGAAGAACGAATAGGCAATGTCAACACTGGTTTGGCTGACGAAAAAATTTCAAGCTGTGTGATGGAGTTATCCTGCTGCAGCTCTGCTCTTGCCCAGGATGCTAAGGAGAACGAAAGATGCGTAATTTGCCTG GAGGAATACGAATTCAAGGACTCCATGGGGAAGCTGAAATGCGGTCATGACTATCACGCCGACTGCATCAAGAAGTGGCTGCAGGTGAAGAACATCTGCCCAATCTGCAAAGCTTCTGCGGCTGATGACAGCGGAGGGACTGAATGA
- the LOC117863178 gene encoding fasciclin-like arabinogalactan protein 11 → MAASHLAALLMLAAAVLSAAPAVRGQAASAPAPAPAAPKTITAILTKAGQFTKFLQLLQSTREAEQITNQLKGKSSNGGLTVFAPPDNAFTALPVGTLNSLSDQQKTSLVQFHVVSMVMPASQLETVSNPLRTQAGDTGPGKYPLNITADGTNVNVSTGVVNATLDGTPLYAGDRLVVYQVNKVLLPWALYGPALPPAPAPAPTPSKKKKAATDAAADAPAADTAAGTTASEAAARGIRGVGAGSCVAVAVAAALWWGM, encoded by the coding sequence ATGGCGGCGTCGCACCTCGCAGCGCTTCtgatgctcgccgccgccgtcctgtccgccgccccggcggtgCGCGGCcaggcggcgtcggcgccggcgccggcaccggcggcgccgaAGACGATCACGGCCATCCTGACCAAGGCCGGGCAGTTCACCAAGTTCCTCCAGCTCCTCCAGTCGACGCGCGAGGCCGAGCAGATCACCAACCAGCTCAAGGGCAAGTCCTCCAACGGCGGGCTCACGGTGTTCGCGCCGCCCGACAACGCCTTCACGGCGCTCCCCGTCGGCACCCTCAACTCCCTCTCCGACCAGCAGAAGACGTCGCTGGTGCAGTTCCACGTCGTGTCCATGGTGATGCCGGCGTCGCAGCTCGAGACCGTCAGCAACCCGCTGCGGACGCAGGCGGGCGACACGGGCCCCGGGAAGTACCCGCTCAACATCACGGCGGACGGCACCAACGTCAACGTCTCCACGGGGGTCGTCAACGCCACGCTCGACGGCACGCCGCTCTACGCCGGCGACAGGCTCGTCGTGTACCAGGTCAACAAGGTGCTGCTGCCGTGGGCGCTCTACGGGCCGGCGcttccgccggcgccggcgcccgcgccgacgccgagcaagaagaagaaggccgcgacggacgccgcggcggatgcgccggcggcggacacCGCGGCGGGGACGACGGCGTCGGAGGCCGCGGCCCGGGGGATCCGGGGCGTCGGGGCTGGATCCTGCGTGGCGGTCGCCGTGGCAGCGGCTCTGTGGTGGGGCATGTGA
- the LOC117863862 gene encoding E3 ubiquitin-protein ligase ATL41, with protein sequence MSSSSSSLARYDANVLLAAVAALSGAVAFVAALHLYARCLLQRRVALAEGNPRVLVLRRPPPDDYELEVVVRAGGHGACGQGAAGLDAKTLRALPVFMWESSNVTAAEHDGQCAVCLGEMEDGELGRLLPACSHMFHVECIDAWLGVSSTCPVCRTVAAAAALAATVPVAPDD encoded by the coding sequence atgtcatcgtcgtcgtcgtcgcttgCTCGTTACGACGCCAACGTCCTGCTGGCCGCGGTGGCCGCGCTCTCCGGGGCGGTGGCCTTCGTCGCCGCGCTCCACCTCTACGCGCGGTGCCTCCTGCAGCGGCGCGTCGCCCTCGCGGAGGGCAACCCCCGCGTGCTCGTGctgcggcgcccgccgccggacgACTACGAGCTGGAGGTCGTCGTCCGCGCCGGTGGTCACGGCGCGTGCGGCCAGGgcgccgccgggctggacgCTAAGACGCTGCGCGCGCTGCCGGTGTTCATGTGGGAATCGTCCAACGTCACCGCGGCGGAGCACGACGGGCAGTGCGCGGTGTGCCTGGGGGAGATGGAGGACGGCGAGCTGGGGAGGCTGCTCCCGGCGTGCAGCCACATGTTCCACGTTGAGTGCATCGACGCGTGGCTCGGGGTGAGCTCGACGTGCCCGGTGTGCCGgacggtcgcggcggcggcggctctggcTGCCACCGTGCCCGTGGCACCCGATGACTAG